The region GCCGTACAAGCCGTGGTACTACGACTCCGCGAACGCCAAGCTGTACATCCCGCGCCTGGGAGCCGGACAGAACCGCTGGTTCGCCGCCGCGCTCTCGGACCAGAAGGGCAAGGAACCCTCACGGCTGGCCGTGTTCGCCGAACGCCCCCAGCACAAGCGCTGGGAGATGGTCTCCGTCGTCGACCTCGACAGCCCGGACCTGCCGGACGTCGCCCTCGACCACGACGGATACGCAACGGCCGTCACCGCCGACGGCAACAAGCACCTCGGCGCCGACGCCAAGCTGCTGCGCACCGCGATCCTCGACAACTTCGCCACCGGGGGCACGAACACCGGCACGAAGGTCTTCATACCGACCAAGGCGAGCAAGCGGCAGATCGAAGTCCACGACAAGACCGGGACCCGCTACGGAGACCAGGGCACCACTGTCTTCGCCGGCGCCGCCAACCGCTACACGGACGCCTACGCCCTGAAGACCACCGACGGCGGCGCGCTGATCCTTTTCTCCCACACGCACACCCAGACCGACGCCGTCGCGCACTCCGGCCTGCAGATCAACCCCGGGAGGGACGACCGAGCCTGGCTGCACGACGTGCCCCGCATCTCCATTACATACACGTTCGTGTGCAACGACGCCGCCACCGTCCCCGCGAAGGCCGCACCGTCCCGGCTGATCGGCTACACCTGCGCGCGTACCGACGCCTCCGGCCCCCCGGTTCCCTCCTGGTCGGACCGCGCGTAGAGGCACCCGCGCGCCACCGTGACGGTCGCCGAACGCCCCCGCACCCCGCTCGTTCCGGAGAACCTCCTGTCCACACGCTCCTTCATTGCCCGCCCCACCATCGGTACGGGTTACGCGGGCATCCACGTCCAGCTCGACGGCGTACCCAGCCACCACCTCCCCTTGCTCCTGGCCGCCTACCAGTACAAGTTCGGACGCAACATCGAGGCCATGTCCCGGCACCTCATCGACGACGTCGCCGTCGGCTGGGACGAACTCGGCACCGATCTCCTCGACGACGCCCCGCCCGCACTCGTGACCGCGCTGACCGGCGGCGAACACAGGCCCAGCCGAACCCTCGACCACCTGATCACCCCGGACGGCTCACCCCCGGTACGCATGTCGGTCACCGACACGACCGCCGACGAGCAGGACATGCAGTGGGGGTACGTCCTGCACAAGGAGGGCGTCGAGGTGATCAGCCTCCTGCACGAGGACATCGGCCCGATCGTGAGCTGGTCCACCGACCCGCGCACCGCCTTCAACGACCACCCGGCGGCCTGGTCCTCCCTCGACTCCCCGCCCGCCATCCGTGCATCGCGCGGCAGGCAGCCCCAGAGCGCTCCTGCCGCAGCCCTGGCGAAGGCCGGCACCCTGCGCCCCGCCGCCCGACGCTAGTTCCCCCTCGTCGGCAAGCAGTCAGGTCGATGTGGCGTTGTTACGGTCGCGGCAGTTGACGATGGCCGGCGCCTGCGCGCTGGAGTGCTCGGTGAGCTGGGAGTTCGGATCCCAGGTGTGATGGTGGCCCATCAGCGCACCTGCCGCCGCGACGTCTTGCGGACGGGGACGCCTCTGAGGGCTGACTCTCCGGGGCCGGGCCCGGTGTGCGCAGTTCACCCAGATCGTCCGCCACGTCTCCCCGCCCCCCAAGGCTTGATACATAGGGTTATCGAGCATTGACGGTGGGTAGCGATCATGATGATCCGGTCGCGATCATGGACGCAGCCGGACAACGACAACTTCGGATGGAGAACTCGTGCCGCTGCCATCAATCGGTCAGGAAATCCCGGTCGCTTGCCATGCGTCGGATACGCCGCTGCGAGTGGATGCCCTGGGGCTCGTCACCGTCGACATCAAGGGCGGTTTCAGGGCCCGGGTGGAGCAGGAGGTTCAGGCCGGGGTGAAGCTGAAGGTCGTCGGGTTCGAGATGAGCGGCGACAGCCCGGTGCTCGGCAGGGTCACCCTGGCCTGGGTGGACCTCGGCACCAGCCCGCTGAGTGCGGTCGAGGTCAACGGCAGCTCCAATTACCGCAACACCATGTACTTCGACTGGACACTGACCATCGAGAAGCCTCCGAGCGGGGGCGGGCCGATGACGCTGTCCGGCACGAAGACGGCCGTCCTGATCGGCGACCAGCTCACCAACTACCCCCCGCAGGGGGTGGGCTACCAGCTCCAGCAGCCCGTCGATTTCGCCCCGGCCGGCAACCCTGGCCAGGTCGTCGCCAGCCTGCAACAGCTCTCCGCGACGGTCAGCTACGTGCCCTGACCCGCAAGTCCGCTACTGCGGGCCCAAGCCGCCGACGGCTTCGGCCCGGTGGTGGAGGGCCCACCTGGGGGGCTGGGCGGAGCATCCAGGTCGCCCCCAGCCGACTTGAGCGGCTCACGTCGGGCGGGCGGACTACCCGGTCGGGCGGGCACTCGGCTGCCCGGCCGTGCTGCAGGGCGCCCGGAGCCTCGGGACTGGGCCAGTGCGGTTCCACGGCCGCGAGCGGGGTCACAGCGCCCGTCTGCGGCCGTGCGGTGTGTCGTGCGAGGGTTTAGTTGCCGCGGTGTACGCAGAAGAGCTGGTTCTCGGTGCCGTTGCGGTCGCGGTAGTTGACGAGGGTCGGTCCCTGCTTGCTGAAGTGGTCGGGGAGCTGGGTGTCCGCATGCCAGGTGCTGCCGTTGAAGCGGGTCCACCACAGGCTGCCGCCGCTTGCCCCGCCGCGGTGCACGCAGTAGAGGTGGTCGTTGTAGACGGCCAGGGCGGGGCCTTCCTGGCTGTGGTGGTTGGGCAGCTTGCTGTCGCCGTTCCAGCCGTTGGTGCCGTTGAACCGCGCGTAGTAGAGGGCGGTGGTGTCGACGCCCTTGTAGACGGCGTAGAGGGTGTTCTTGTAGACGGCCAGGGCGGGGTTGGAGTCGGTGCGGTGGGCGCCGAACTCCTTGTCGCCGCTCCAGCTGCTGCCGTTGGAGGTGGTGCACCACCACAGGTTGTTGTTGCTGCCGGTGCCCTTGTAGGCGCAGTACAGCTTGCCGCCGAAGACCGCGAGGGCCGGCCCGCGGCTGGTCTTCTGGCTGCCGAACTTGGTGTCGGGGCTCCAGGTCCTGCCGTCGAAGCGGGTCCACCACAGGTTGTCGTCGCTGCCGCCGCGGTGCACGCAGTAGAGGTGGCCGTTGAAGACGGCCAGGGCGGGGCCGTTCTGGCTGTAGTGGTTGGGGAAGGCGGTGTCCGCAGACCAGCCGTTGCCGTCCGGGTCGTAGACGGTCCACCACAGCTTGCCGTCCCCGTCACCGCGGTGGACGCAGTACAGCTTCCCCTCGTACTCGGCCATGGCCGGGTTGGACTTGGAGCGGTGGTCGGCGAACTTCTCGTCCTCGCTCCACTGGTGCGAGGCGTCCATGACCGTCCACCACAGATGGGTGTCTTCCCTGGGGCGCAGCGAGATCGGGATGAGCATGCCCGGCGCGATCCACGGCGAGACGAGCTTGCAGCCGTAGTCCTTGCCCACCTCCTTGATCCACGCCGACTTGACCTTGCAGAACAGCTCGACGATCTCGCCGTAGGGTGACGGCAGGACGTTGCCCGCCACGTCGCCGATGTACTCAGCGATGTCCCCTGCCATGTTGGCGGCTTCAGCGTCGAGATGGACCTCGAAGCCCCACCACCTCTTCTTGGTCGAGACGTTGTACCCGCGTGCGGCCAGTTCCTCCTGGGCCTTTTGAGCACGCGCGATGTCCTGCGACGTCGGTTCCGCGTGGTCGGCACCCAGAACATGGCTGGGGCTTTCCGTCGCTGCTGATTCCTCGTCAAGCGCCATCGAGCACTCCCTGATGCGGTGGTGACGCCCAGGGCTCCATGGCGGCGGCCTCCGGACGTAGTGGCAGGGCCAGCTGATCACAAAGCACCAGACACGGAAAGTAGCAATCAGGTCACAAAGAGTAATCACATAAACGGATCAGGCCCTATCAGCGCTCCCCACCGCCGCCCGGCCCTGCCCGTCGCCGCGCCAGCCCGCCCCCTCACCGCGGCCCGCCCCCTCACCGCGGCCCGGCCCGCGCACCGCGGCCCCTGACCCTTCCGACCCACGCCCCGAGGAGAACCCCGCCCCCTTGCAACCCGGCACCCACTTCGCCTTCGGCGACCACGAGGAACACGGCTTCGTCGCCTCCTTCACCGCCGCCCTGCCCGCACACCTCGCCCACTGGTACCTGGAACGCGAACAGTTCGAGCCCGCGCCCGGAGAACCCGGCCTGTACCGGCTCAGCGAGCCCGAGCGCGACGGAGTCCGCCGCACCCGCCAAGCCGTCCACGACCTGCGCCGACACGGCTACACCGTGCAGGCCGACATCCGCCTCGACCCATCCCGCTCGGCTGGCCCGCCACGCCCCGCCCGGCCCAACGGACTCCAGGAGCGCCGCAGCCGTCTCGCCCAGGCCGCCGCCGGCCGGACGAGGCAGCGCTCCGCACCGCCCACCACCTCCCCGCCGGCGGCCCGGCCGATCCCACCGAAGCCCACGTACGCTCCGACCGTCCATCTGACGGCCGCGACCGGCGGGCGGTCCCGATGACGCCCGCGAGCGGCCCGGCCCCCGACGGCTCCTTGCCGACAGCTCCCGAACTGGCCAACGGTGCACGCGACTTCCGCTTGCGGATGGCGATCATCGACCGTGCGACCGAGGCCGCGCTCGACATGACACGCGACCGTTACGGACGTGCCGTCCACGCGGGCGCCGCGGCAGCCGCACGAGCCCACCGTGACAAGGCGGCGGTGGAGGCGTACGCCACCCACCTCGCCTCGTACGCCGAGGCCCTCTTTGATACCGCCCGCCTCGTGCTCGATGAGTTGCCCCCCGCCCGTCACGTGGCCGGGTGGCGGGCCGTCCTGGACGGCCTGGCTGCCTCCACCGCCGAGATCCGCCGGGCCCTCGATCGGCCGGCCACCCCGGGCTCCCAGGCCGAACGCACTCAGCACGCGAACTTGTGGCCGCACCTCACCGCTTGGGCGGACCACAGCCCTATCGCCAGCAACCTCGCTGACCAGCGCGACGGCCAGCACCACAAGGCTCCGCTGACCGACGAGGAACAGCAGATGTGGACCGAGAGGGCCCAGGCCGCGCAGCGGCGCGGCGAGTTGGAGCTGACCGAGTCGTGGTACGCCGCCGACGGGCAGCCGATCACCCTCGCTTACCTGGTCGAGGACGACGACTCGACGGTGGTCGCGCTGCGCGGCGATCCGGGGGTACCGGGCTGGCAGGTGATCGGGCACTACGCCCACGAGTACGAGGCAGGGAAGGTACTGCCTGCAGCAGTCCCGCCCGGTGTGTTGCGCGCCGATGTCTCAGCGTTCAACCGGCCCGAGCCCGTCCCCGAGATCTCGCTGCAGGAACTCATCCGGGACGTCGTCGAGGCTCAGCACGCTGGCGACGCCTCCAACGCCCTTCTTAGCGCCACCCAGCGCGGCTACGACGCAGGGCCGATGGTCCG is a window of Streptomyces mirabilis DNA encoding:
- a CDS encoding LytR C-terminal domain-containing protein, with amino-acid sequence MALDEESAATESPSHVLGADHAEPTSQDIARAQKAQEELAARGYNVSTKKRWWGFEVHLDAEAANMAGDIAEYIGDVAGNVLPSPYGEIVELFCKVKSAWIKEVGKDYGCKLVSPWIAPGMLIPISLRPREDTHLWWTVMDASHQWSEDEKFADHRSKSNPAMAEYEGKLYCVHRGDGDGKLWWTVYDPDGNGWSADTAFPNHYSQNGPALAVFNGHLYCVHRGGSDDNLWWTRFDGRTWSPDTKFGSQKTSRGPALAVFGGKLYCAYKGTGSNNNLWWCTTSNGSSWSGDKEFGAHRTDSNPALAVYKNTLYAVYKGVDTTALYYARFNGTNGWNGDSKLPNHHSQEGPALAVYNDHLYCVHRGGASGGSLWWTRFNGSTWHADTQLPDHFSKQGPTLVNYRDRNGTENQLFCVHRGN